Proteins encoded by one window of Arachis hypogaea cultivar Tifrunner chromosome 1, arahy.Tifrunner.gnm2.J5K5, whole genome shotgun sequence:
- the LOC112793184 gene encoding laccase-3 isoform X1 has protein sequence MKTFHFPSKICCSLFLLVLFALIASLASAAQTHYHNFVIQPKPVKRLCKVQNILTVNGQFPGPTVEARNGDSLVIKVVNAAKYNISIHWHGLRMLRNPWADGPSYVTQCPIKPGGSYTYRFTIVNQEGTLWWHAHTGFLRATVYGALIIHPKMGSPYPFPTPRREFPILLGEWFDRDPMLLLRQAQFTGAAPNVSVAYTINGQPGDLYRCSSQETARILVDAGETILLRIINSALNQELFFGIANHMMTVVGTDAAYTKPFPTRVLTIGPGQTINVLVTTNQPPGRYYMAARAYQTAQNAAFDNTTTTAILEYRSASRSNKNRPILPVLPAFNDTATATAFTTGLRGLSRIQVFTKVDVSLYFIVGLGLINCTNPNSPRCQGPNGTRFTASMNNVSFILPRTTSLMQAYYQRIPGVFTTDFPPVPPVQFNYTGSVPRGLWTPSPGTKLYKLKYGSRVQIVLQDTSIVTTEEHPMHIHGFHFFVVGSGFGNFNPAMDPANFNLVDPPVRNTIGTPPGGWVAIRFLADNPGIWFVHCHIDSHLNWGLATAFLVENGVGPSQSVIPPPIDLPPC, from the exons ATGAAGACTTTCCACTTCCCTAGTAAGATATGTTGCTCCTTGTTCTTACTTGTCCTTTTTGCTCTAATCGCCTCACTAGCTTCGGCAGCACAAACTCATTACCATAATTTTGTT ATTCAACCTAAGCCAGTGAAGAGGCTGTGCAAAGTTCAAAACATACTCACTGTCAATGGTCAGTTTCCAGGGCCAACCGTGGAGGCCAGAAACGGAGATTCTCTTGTCATCAAAGTAGTAAATGCAGCAAAGTACAACATCTCTATCCACTG GCATGGATTAAGGATGCTGCGAAATCCATGGGCAGATGGACCTAGCTATGTGACTCAGTGTCCCATAAAGCCAGGGGGAAGTTACACATACCGGTTTACGATCGTAAACCAAGAAGGGACACTATGGTGGCATGCACACACTGGCTTCCTAAGAGCCACTGTCTATGGAGCTCTGATCATCCATCCCAAAATGGGCTCGCCTTATCCCTTCCCTACGCCTCGGCGAGAATTTCCTATCCTTCTTG GGGAATGGTTTGACAGGGATCCAATGCTTCTCTTAAGGCAGGCACAATTTACAGGAGCAGCACCAAATGTATCAGTAGCATATACCATTAACGGGCAACCTGGTGACCTCTACAGATGCTCGAGTCAAG AAACTGCACGCATACTGGTAGATGCCGGGGAGACAATTCTCTTGAGGATCATCAACAGTGCACTCAATCAAGAACTCTTCTTTGGGATTGCCAACCACATGATGACAGTTGTTGGCACAGATGCTGCTTACACCAAGCCTTTCCCCACAAGAGTCCTAACTATAGGACCTGGTCAGACGATCAACGTCCTAGTCACTACCAACCAACCACCAGGTCGATATTACATGGCAGCACGTGCCTATCAAACAGCCCAAAATGCTGCCTTTGACAACACCACTACCACAGCAATACTTGAATACAGATCTGCTAGCCGCAGTAACAAGAACAGACCAATATTGCCGGTTCTTCCAGCCTTCAATGATACAGCCACTGCCACCGCATTCACTACTGGGCTCAGGGGTCTTTCTAGGATTCAAGTCTTTACAAAGGTTGATGTGAGTCTATACTTCATAGTGGGTTTGGGGTTGATCAACTGCACAAACCCTAATAGTCCTAGGTGTCAAGGACCTAATGGCACTCGCTTCACAGCAAGCATGAACAATGTTTCTTTTATACTCCCAAGGACCACCTCCCTAATGCAAGCTTACTATCAAAGAATACCTGGTGTCTTCACCACTGATTTCCCTCCGGTTCCACCTGTACAATTTAATTATACTGGCAGTGTGCCGCGGGGACTATGGACACCTTCCCCAGGAACAAAGCTCTACAAGTTGAAGTATGGTTCTAGGGTGCAAATTGTTTTGCAGGACACAAGTATAGTAACTACCGAAGAACACCCCATGCACATTCATGGATTCCACTTCTTTGTAGTTGGTTCAGGTTTTGGCAACTTCAATCCAGCCATGGATCCAGCCAATTTTAACCTTGTTGATCCACCTGTGAGAAACACCATTGGAACACCTCCTGGAGGATGGGTAGCCATTCGATTTCTGGCTGATAATCCAG GAATTTGGTTTGTCCACTGTCACATAGATTCACATCTAAATTGGGGTTTGGCAACAGCATTTCTAGTGGAGAATGGAGTTGGACCATCACAGTCAGTAATACCTCCACCGATAGATCTGCCCCCATGTTAA
- the LOC112793184 gene encoding laccase-3 isoform X2 encodes MKTFHFPSKICCSLFLLVLFALIASLASAAQTHYHNFVFPGPTVEARNGDSLVIKVVNAAKYNISIHWHGLRMLRNPWADGPSYVTQCPIKPGGSYTYRFTIVNQEGTLWWHAHTGFLRATVYGALIIHPKMGSPYPFPTPRREFPILLGEWFDRDPMLLLRQAQFTGAAPNVSVAYTINGQPGDLYRCSSQETARILVDAGETILLRIINSALNQELFFGIANHMMTVVGTDAAYTKPFPTRVLTIGPGQTINVLVTTNQPPGRYYMAARAYQTAQNAAFDNTTTTAILEYRSASRSNKNRPILPVLPAFNDTATATAFTTGLRGLSRIQVFTKVDVSLYFIVGLGLINCTNPNSPRCQGPNGTRFTASMNNVSFILPRTTSLMQAYYQRIPGVFTTDFPPVPPVQFNYTGSVPRGLWTPSPGTKLYKLKYGSRVQIVLQDTSIVTTEEHPMHIHGFHFFVVGSGFGNFNPAMDPANFNLVDPPVRNTIGTPPGGWVAIRFLADNPGIWFVHCHIDSHLNWGLATAFLVENGVGPSQSVIPPPIDLPPC; translated from the exons ATGAAGACTTTCCACTTCCCTAGTAAGATATGTTGCTCCTTGTTCTTACTTGTCCTTTTTGCTCTAATCGCCTCACTAGCTTCGGCAGCACAAACTCATTACCATAATTTTGTT TTTCCAGGGCCAACCGTGGAGGCCAGAAACGGAGATTCTCTTGTCATCAAAGTAGTAAATGCAGCAAAGTACAACATCTCTATCCACTG GCATGGATTAAGGATGCTGCGAAATCCATGGGCAGATGGACCTAGCTATGTGACTCAGTGTCCCATAAAGCCAGGGGGAAGTTACACATACCGGTTTACGATCGTAAACCAAGAAGGGACACTATGGTGGCATGCACACACTGGCTTCCTAAGAGCCACTGTCTATGGAGCTCTGATCATCCATCCCAAAATGGGCTCGCCTTATCCCTTCCCTACGCCTCGGCGAGAATTTCCTATCCTTCTTG GGGAATGGTTTGACAGGGATCCAATGCTTCTCTTAAGGCAGGCACAATTTACAGGAGCAGCACCAAATGTATCAGTAGCATATACCATTAACGGGCAACCTGGTGACCTCTACAGATGCTCGAGTCAAG AAACTGCACGCATACTGGTAGATGCCGGGGAGACAATTCTCTTGAGGATCATCAACAGTGCACTCAATCAAGAACTCTTCTTTGGGATTGCCAACCACATGATGACAGTTGTTGGCACAGATGCTGCTTACACCAAGCCTTTCCCCACAAGAGTCCTAACTATAGGACCTGGTCAGACGATCAACGTCCTAGTCACTACCAACCAACCACCAGGTCGATATTACATGGCAGCACGTGCCTATCAAACAGCCCAAAATGCTGCCTTTGACAACACCACTACCACAGCAATACTTGAATACAGATCTGCTAGCCGCAGTAACAAGAACAGACCAATATTGCCGGTTCTTCCAGCCTTCAATGATACAGCCACTGCCACCGCATTCACTACTGGGCTCAGGGGTCTTTCTAGGATTCAAGTCTTTACAAAGGTTGATGTGAGTCTATACTTCATAGTGGGTTTGGGGTTGATCAACTGCACAAACCCTAATAGTCCTAGGTGTCAAGGACCTAATGGCACTCGCTTCACAGCAAGCATGAACAATGTTTCTTTTATACTCCCAAGGACCACCTCCCTAATGCAAGCTTACTATCAAAGAATACCTGGTGTCTTCACCACTGATTTCCCTCCGGTTCCACCTGTACAATTTAATTATACTGGCAGTGTGCCGCGGGGACTATGGACACCTTCCCCAGGAACAAAGCTCTACAAGTTGAAGTATGGTTCTAGGGTGCAAATTGTTTTGCAGGACACAAGTATAGTAACTACCGAAGAACACCCCATGCACATTCATGGATTCCACTTCTTTGTAGTTGGTTCAGGTTTTGGCAACTTCAATCCAGCCATGGATCCAGCCAATTTTAACCTTGTTGATCCACCTGTGAGAAACACCATTGGAACACCTCCTGGAGGATGGGTAGCCATTCGATTTCTGGCTGATAATCCAG GAATTTGGTTTGTCCACTGTCACATAGATTCACATCTAAATTGGGGTTTGGCAACAGCATTTCTAGTGGAGAATGGAGTTGGACCATCACAGTCAGTAATACCTCCACCGATAGATCTGCCCCCATGTTAA
- the LOC112793210 gene encoding SWR1 complex subunit 6, with protein sequence MEDDGVRRMSSRTRKVASKMVAALASTDNRTQAAIARLDALENDNAGFEVADANNDDDEASLDDEEGYMQKKQSKSTKRKTRQAKALEARKAPRTFLELIHEANLESLPPHVPSYLRAAVGPPSSTSRRHFCTVCGFSASYTCVRCGMRFCSYRCQNVHNDTRCLKFVA encoded by the exons atggaggatgatggagttcGGCGCATGTCCAGCAGAACACGAAAGGTTGCTTCGAAAATGGTTGCGGCTCTTGCCAGCACTGATAACCGAACCCAG GCAGCTATTGCACGACTTGATGCTTTGGAGAATGACAATGCAGGATTTGAGGTGGCAGAtgctaataatgatgatgatgaggcctCTCTAGACGATGAAGAAG GGTATATGCAAAAAAAGCAATCTAAGAGCACCAAAAGGAAAACTCGGCAAGCAAAAGCACTTGAGGCTAGGAAGGCTCCAAGAACATTCCTTGAGCTTATACACGAG GCAAACTTAGAATCATTGCCTCCACATGTTCCTTCTTATTTGAGAGCAGCAGTTGGACCTCCAAGTTCAACCTCCCGTCGCCACTTCTGTACTGTTTGTGGTTTCTCAGCTAGTTACACATGCGTGAGATGTGGTATGCGCTTCTGTTCTTATAGATGTCAAAATGTGCACAATGATACTCGTTGTTTGAAGTTTGTAGCTTGA